One Pyrenophora tritici-repentis strain M4 chromosome 5, whole genome shotgun sequence DNA window includes the following coding sequences:
- a CDS encoding ZnF-C3H1 domain containing protein, producing MAFRMSKRKAEDSNSTSNSARNVRPRSEGSFPLPSPLVLPETCQYQLKVLANIPENLPFFTMTALTIAKSCALESQATPYLVSTLVEALRDEGADEKKVDTARAIWENSSNLCKAKEIGAMLGTVDILQKGLYFLIEGAKECPSSQITAQLQRRLNAAIAECLASEDDEIRVEKAVSESAIPTNLEGSQGASRSIDKGQKQSSEAPKLVPNYLSYNDDSSASHIDGLQSRASNEDKRGSVAREATSANLDTIDQLISDEANAAKARPSTAPYWGKQQDGGNFDSQSKADILVLLEAGLGGPVAPSATDWLRQESSNALDTEVSSSKALPSGSSNKQPADRAKDLLTPSNTSKSLKAVPSINGAPPIREARMPSIDMEYHETLKREPQVKTESTCLDSDRVFSDQAGLNLAYGTASTGNAGYKLVTKGHTQSKRRLPDRPLSKRVSSENIHDKDPTQSTPDCLTCFFWFSRGFCERGDRCKFRHQLQDYVASCPKSGGMPIKVIPMSTMEETRKATLASDPSHVSVRDRRNDPKSNFDPALTDTPILDLLLDDCIPIEPGSASRVISSIISNIRARKDRSQGDFVTDLYDYKGRPSNFDLYRHSGLPSKLGGAMSKVSYNPDHARRRLDEILRPFVEANKNMFPDLPERTFKKQREEGGRPQANWP from the exons CGCGCAATGTCCGACCCCGATCTGAGGGCAGCTTCCCACTTCCAAGCCCGCTTGTACTTCCTGAGACCTGTCAGTATCAACTGAAAGTACTCGCGAATATCCCAGAAAACCTGCCCTTCTTTACAATGACAGCTCTGACGATCGCCAAATCTTGTGCACTCGAGTCCCAAGCGACACCATATCTAGTCAGTACACTCGTAGAGGCATTAAGGGATGAGGGTGCAGACGAAAAGAAAGTGGATACAGCGAGGGCAATATGGGAAAATAGTAGCAATTTATGCAAGGCAAAAGAGATTGGAGCAATGCTGGGTACAGTCGATATTCTGCAAAAAGGGCTCTACTTCCTAATTGAAGGGGCCAAGGAATGTCCCTCATCCCAAATTACAGCGCAATTACAACGCCGTCTCAATGCTGCCATAGCTGAGTGCTTAGCTAGCGAAGACGATGAAATACGTGTTGAGAAAGCTGTTAGCGAGTCAGCAATACCAACCAATCTCGAGGGCAGCCAAGGAGCTTCTAGATCCATTGACAAGGGTCAGAAACAGTCCAGCGAGGCTCCGAAGCTTGTTCCAAACTATTTAAGCTACAACGACGACTCTTCTGCGAGCCACATTGATGGCCTCCAAAGTCGAGCATCAAATGAAGACAAGAGGGGGAGTGTGGCGAGAGAAGCCACTAGTGCTAATCTAGACACTATTGACCAGCTTATTTCGGACGAGGCAAACGCAGCTAAAGCTCGACCCTCAACTGCTCCCTACTGGGGAAAACAGCAAGATGGTGGAAATTTTGACTCACAGTCAAAGGCCGATATCCTGGTATTACTGGAAGCTGGTCTCGGTGGCCCTGTAGCGCCTTCTGCTACTGATTGGCTGCGACAGGAGAGCAGCAACGCACTGGATACTGAAGTTTCCTCGTCTAAGGCGCTTCCTTCCGGGTCCTCAAACAAGCAACCTGCAGATAGAGCAAAGGACTTGCTAACTCCAAGCAACACTTCAAAGTCCCTTAAGGCGGTCCCGTCTATTAATGGCGCACCTCCCATCAGGGAAGCAAGAATGCCGTCTATCGATATGGAATACCATGAGACTCTAAAACGAGAGCCACAAGTCAAAACGGAATCTACGTGTTTGGATTCTGATCGCGTCTTCTCCGATCAAGCTGGCCTAAACTTAGCGTATGGCACAGCTTCTACTGGAAATGCCGGATACAAGCTCGTAACAAAAGGCCACACGCAATCGAAACGGCGCTTACCGGACCGTCCGCTATCTAAACGCGTATCGTCCGAAAACATACATGACAAG GATCCAACCCAGTCGACCCCGGACTGCTTGACCTGTTTCTTTTGGTTCTCCCGCGGCTTCTGTGAAAGGGGAGATCGTTGCAAATTCCGCCACCAATTACAGGACTATGTCGCGAGCTGCCCAAAAAGTGGCGGCATGCCTATAAAGGTCATTCCCATGAGTACTATGGAGGAGACAAGGAAAGCCACGCTTGCCAGTGATCCAAGCCACGTGAGCGTACGTGACAGGCGAAACGATCCGAAGTCAAATTTTGACCCTGCACTCACGGATACACCTATCTTAGATTTGTTGCTCGATGACTGTATTCCTATTGAGCCTGGGTCAGCTTCTAGAGTCATCTCATCAATTATCTCTAATATAAGGGCGAGGAAGGACCGCTCTCAAGGT GACTTCGTCACGGATTTGTACGATTACAAAGGCAGGCCTTCTAACTTTGATCTTTATCGCCATTCTGGACTGCCAAGCAAGCTGGGAGGTGCGATGAGCAAAGTCTCTTACAATCCTGATCATGCTCGCAGAAGGCTCGATGAGATACTAAGACCGTTTGTGGAAGCGAACAAAAACATGTTTCCGGACTTGCCAGAGAGGACATTCAAGAAACAGCGTGAAGAAGGCGGAAGACCGCAGGCGAATTGGCCGTAG
- a CDS encoding GlcD, FAD-FMN-containing dehydrogenase encodes MEYNDELWGRHRRAVHAICESMRQATRDQVGLSLAQKVPCSAPSQLLGLNQVVEIDRDRFIASVEPNVTMEALVQLTKIEGLIPTVIAPSRATTVADAFATATFGSSSFQFGTFDCAVLSLEAVLPDGQYVMAKLGDGDDADRLFEILGAPDSPALITLLEIALTPAWGYVEMTY; translated from the coding sequence ATGGAGTACAATGACGAGCTATGGGGAAGGCATCGACGAGCCGTTCACGCGATATGTGAGAGTATGAGGCAGGCTACTCGGGATCAAGTAGGCCTCAGTCTTGCGCAGAAAGTACCCTGTAGTGCCCCCAGTCAGCTCTTGGGCCTCAACCAGGTAGTAGAGATTGATCGAGACAGATTCATCGCTTCGGTCGAGCCAAATGTCACCATGGAGGCGCTAGTTCAATTGACGAAGATAGAGGGGCTGATCCCCACCGTAATTGCTCCTTCGAGGGCCACAACTGTAGCGGACGCTTTTGCCACTGCGACTTTCGGATCTTCGTCTTTCCAGTTCGGGACTTTTGATTGCGCAGTTTTGTCTCTTGAGGCTGTCCTTCCTGATGGACAGTACGTCATGGCAAAGctcggtgatggtgatgatgcAGATCGGCTGTTCGAAATTTTAGGCGCGCCGGACAGCCCTGCCCTAATCACACTACTAGAAATTGCGCTCACCCCAGCGTGGGGTTATGTCGAGATGACCTACTAG
- a CDS encoding Pfs, Nucleoside phosphorylase → MAGTKPTSCADYHVAWICPVADIELLPARLMLDEEYPTPLYDTHYDENTYVCGTISGHAVVVATCPPGETGNVNAGRLTGSMFKTFPNIRMAVLVGIGGGIPGLAVSEDSLENVHLGDVVVGWPGDGKPACVYHERGRWKVDGQFEMVGTMGNPDWRLTNALGFLAVDYEMGKTTFEDQLARLQRSKSKKKFTRPRLKHDKLFKTTYRHAGDYRSNCTTCDPSELVQRPQRSEEQQHTLVFHRGRIATGNAVIHDGELRDQIRARCDGALCVEMEAAGVDANRRCLVIRGISNYADSHKSDMWRSYAAGNAAAFTRELLCKIQP, encoded by the coding sequence ATGGCCGGCACTAAGCCTACTAGCTGCGCCGACTACCACGTAGCATGGATCTGTCCTGTCGCCGACATTGAGCTTCTGCCTGCGCGCCTGATGCTTGACGAGGAGTACCCCACCCCGCTGTACGACACGCACTACGATGAGAACACCTACGTCTGCGGCACTATCAGCGGCCATGCAGTCGTCGTCGCAACCTGTCCACCAGGCGAGACGGGCAACGTCAACGCCGGGCGCTTGACGGGGTCGATGTTCAAGACGTTTCCCAACATCCGCATGGCAGTGCTTGTGGGCATTGGAGGCGGAATTCCTGGCCTGGCTGTGTCGGAAGACTCCCTCGAGAACGTCCACCTTGGAGACGTGGTGGTAGGATGGCCGGGCGACGGCAAGCCCGCGTGTGTCTACCATGAGCGAGGCAGATGGAAAGTCGACGGACAGTTTGAGATGGTGGGCACGATGGGAAACCCAGACTGGAGGCTGACCAACGCGCTCGGCTTCCTTGCGGTGGACTACGAAATGGGCAAAACGACGTTTGAAGATCAGCTTGCGAGACTACAGCGGTCCAAATCAAAGAAGAAGTTCACACGCCCTAGACTCAAACACGACAAACTCTTCAAGACGACGTACCGTCATGCCGGCGACTATAGATCGAATTGCACAACGTGCGACCCGAGCGAGCTCGTCCAGCGACCCCAACGCAGCGAGGAACAGCAGCACACGCTCGTGTTCCATCGAGGGAGGATTGCCACTGGCAATGCGGTTATCCACGATGGTGAGCTGCGGGACCAGATCAGGGCTCGATGCGACGGGGCGCTCTGTGTGGAGATGGAGGCGGCAGGCGTCGACGCGAACAGACGATGCCTAGTCATCCGCGGCATCTCCAACTATGCGGACTCGCACAAGAGCGACATGTGGAGGTCATACGCGGCTGGCAACGCGGCTGCGTTTACGAGAGAGCTGCTATGCAAAATTCAGCCATGA
- a CDS encoding protein conserved in bacteria protein, which yields MEPEVLWLVPLPRPQSFVGRTTQLAQLSTHISLQGCHRLAIYGLGGCGKTALALEAAYRAGEQQPAHAIFWVPAVSRESFEQAYREIGRRLRIPGITGAKADVKQLVKARLSDEGFGQWLMVVDNADDVDVLFEVVGEGRSGDRLIDYLPHSRKGSIVFTTRARKAAIDLAENNVIVLGELSEREALEMVRTRLILEQQYQVEDEVTVREFLGMLAFLALAIVQAVAFINRNDSTLSGYIRLYRASEEEAGKLLSKEFKDQSRYEEIENAIATTWYISFEQIQKHDKVAAGYLSFMACTTNNNIPLSMLPIEGSEVEQIEAIGTLKAYTFITERQPQADRHKAQEQQEHSLKSTAAFNVHPLVHLAMQGWLKAHDQWFGWAERTMMRLVEVLSLGEIRLRKSWMPYLPHATCVADIHEILESEGRLTLLKQVGRWEHVLGRDRAAEKAHRHVLKRQESTLGKEHVEMLASMSMLAHTLCGQGKYAEAEVIDRETLALREKVSGKEHPDTITSMNHLAQALGGQGKYAEAEAMHREMLALREKVLGHEHPDTLASMSNLALVLDKQGKYEEAEAMNRQTLARRENVLGPEHPDTLTSVYYLAHLLAKQHRVDESLLLYQRASAGYDTALRKGHPTVLVCDQHYADLCATQEQRRPACSPSTLDSGAVTSTSKRSRLSRGLAKIGIKSLKH from the exons ATGGAACCTGAAG TGCTATGGCTCGTCCCATTACCTAGACCACAGTCCTTTGTCGGCCGCACGACTCAGCTTGCCCAGCTTAGTACACACATATCGTTACAAGGGTGCCACCGACTCGCTATATATGGCCTCGGCGGCTGCGGGAAGACAGCCCTTGCTCTCGAGGCGGCTTATCGGGCGGGAGAGCAGCAGCCTGCGCATGCCATCTTCTGGGTACCAGCGGTCAGCCGAGAGAGCTTCGAGCAGGCGTACCGAGAGATAGGACGAAGGCTGCGCATACCGGGCATCACCGGCGCCAAGGCTGACGTGAAGCAGCTCGTCAAGGCGAGACTGAGCGACGAAGGCTTTGGGCAGTGGCTGATGGTTGTCGACAACGCAGACGACGTCGACGTTCTTTTCGAAGTAGTCGGGGAAGGACGCAGCGGAGACCGGCTAATTGACTACCTCCCGCACAGCCGCAAAGGCTCCATCGTGTTTACTACCCGGGCCCGCAAGGCTGCAATCGACCTGGCTGAGAATAACGTTATAGTGCTGGGTGAGCTGAGCGAGAGAGAAGCATTGGAAATGGTAAGAACACGCCTGATTCTCGAACAACAATATCAAGTTGAGGATGAAGTGACGGTCCGCGAGTTTCTGGGCATGCTCGCCTTCCTTGCTCTTGCGATCGTCCAGGCAGTAGCGTTTATCAACCGAAACGATAGTACGCTTTCTGGCTATATTCGACTATACCGAGCGAGCGAGGAAGAGGCAGGCAAGCTTCTTAGTAAAGAATTCAAGGACCAAAGCAGATATGAAGAGATTGAGAACGCTATCGCTACAACGTGGTACATCTCTTTTGAACAGATTCAGAAGCATGACAAAGTAGCTGCAGGCTACTTGTCGTTTATGGCATGTACAACAAACAACAACATACCTCTCTCCATGTTACCAATCGAGGGATCGGAAGTGGAACAGATTGAGGCGATAGGGACGTTGAAAGCATATACCTTCATCACTGAGCGACAGCCTCAAGCAGATAGGCACAAAGCGCAAGAACAGCAGGAACACTCACTGAAATCAACTGCGGCATTCAACGTCCACCCCCTAGTGCACCTAGCAATGCAGGGTTGGCTAAAGGCTCATGACCAGTGGTTTGGCTGGGCCGAGAGGACAATGATGCGGCTAGTAGAGGTTCTCTCTCTTGGCGAAATTAGATTAAGAAAGTCCTGGATGCCATATTTGCCACACGCTACATGTGTCGCGGATATTCATGAAATCTTAGAGTCGGAAGGTAGATTAACACTGCTGAAACAGGTGGGACGTTGGGAGCATGTGCTGGGACGGGATCGAGCAGCAGAGAAAGCTCACCGGCACGTGCTGAAAAGACAAGAATCTACGTTAGGAAAGGAGCACGTGGAGATGCTGGCGAGCATGAGCATGCTGGCACATACACTATGCGGCCAGGGAAAGTACGCAGAGGCAGAGGTGATAGATCGAGAGACGCTGGCACTAAGGGAGAAGGTGTCAGGAAAAGAGCATCCAGACACGATAACGAGCATGAACCACCTGGCACAAGCACTTGGCGGCCAGGGAAAGTACGCAGAGGCCGAGGCGATGCATCGAGAGATGCTGGCACTAAGGGAGAAGGTGCTCGGGCATGAGCATCCAGACACCCTGGCGAGCATGAGCAACTTGGCGCTAGTGCTGGACAAGCAGGGCAAGTACGAAGAGGCCGAGGCGATGAACCGACAGACGCTGGCGCGGCGAGAGAATGTGCTGGGGCCTGAGCATCCAGACACCTTGACGAGCGTGTACTACCTAGCTCATCTTCTTGCGAAACAGCATCGCGTCGATGAGTCTTTACTTCTTTACCAAAGGGCATCCGCTGGGTACGACACCGCCCTTAGAAAGGGCCATCCGACTGTCTTGGTGTGCGACCAACATTATGCTGATCTGTGCGCGACACAAGAGCAGCGTCGACCTGCCTGTTCTCCTAGCACGTTAGATAGTGGTGCAGTAACATCTACAAGCAAGAGATCAAGACTGTCACGTGGTCTAGCCAAGATTGGCATTAAAAGTTTGAAACATTAA